A single region of the Nakaseomyces glabratus chromosome D, complete sequence genome encodes:
- the BRL1 gene encoding Brl1p (CAGL0D03960g~Ortholog(s) have role in lipid homeostasis, nuclear envelope organization and endoplasmic reticulum, integral component of membrane, nuclear envelope localization), whose protein sequence is MMDDFVSLSIQDEYDKSTKNEDLIGISNLCISEGSKLPQQLICKFMPHVPVSPSPLRNAFHVEMLQEDMEIDEEGINVPPEDQVAPLSDNTRGSSPNSVFEEQRGASNGTAVESETEKEIEQGINAIGKISLGSTKDDDDLLDDSEVTEKGDESGDWSDINEEQSIDKKSVIKALLSPTTLGIAAATKHDPTLRPSLINAEMEKRTKVTEEPEIETIDKENMLEVNGVVDRSATEYIKQELRSRAKRNEPIHVSINTHNHYYPTPQQYMDNGISNSKQYEFVGKDINIHQAALLHDELQQKKLYSLPDPWSPQSQPASRHWYAITSYLQYFLNVVTLGILCAIFITLVHAFKADVQAIWHQHKVTFEQESLDCKRNFYENKCDRDTPLPALIDQCHTWSKCMSRDNDKLFTARISLVARILGSILNSFIEPLGWKALLVLFIGCTIWCFSTNFLLGFARARSYYGHNLEDRIKKLELTRYYNQDHSEPLQHSKLITYNK, encoded by the coding sequence CGAAGGCTCTAAGCTTCCTCAGCAATTAATTTGCAAATTTATGCCGCATGTTCCCGTCAGCCCGTCCCCTCTAAGGAATGCTTTCCACGTTGAAATGTTACAGGAAGACATGGAGAtagatgaagaaggtatAAATGTGCCACCAGAGGACCAGGTGGCCCCATTGTCGGATAACACTCGAGGCTCGTCTCCAAATAGCGTGTTTGAAGAGCAACGAGGGGCTAGTAATGGCACTGCAGTTGAGTCAGAAACCGAGAAAGAGATTGAGCAAGGTATTAATGCGATTGGTAAAATCTCGCTTGGGTCTACAAAGGATGACGATGATTTATTAGATGACTCTGAAGTGACAGAGAAGGGAGACGAATCTGGAGATTGGTCTGATATTAATGAAGAGCAAAGTATAGACAAGAAGAGTGTCATAAAGGCTTTATTATCTCCGACCACTCTGGGCATTGCTGCTGCGACTAAGCATGATCCGACCTTAAGGCCCTCGTTGATAAACGCCGAAATGGAGAAACGTACTAAAGTGACAGAAGAGCCAGAAATAGAGACGATCGATAAAGAGAATATGTTAGAGGTGAACGGTGTCGTTGACCGCTCTGCTACCGAATATATCAAGCAAGAGCTTAGGTCACGGGCCAAACGTAACGAGCCAATACATGTCTCAATCAACACGCACAATCATTACTACCCAACGCCGCAACAATACATGGACAATGGAATTTCAAACTCCAAACAATACGAGTTTGTGGGGAAAGATATCAACATTCACCAAGCTGCGTTGCTGCATGATGAGCTTCAGCAGAAGAAGCTGTACTCGCTGCCTGACCCATGGTCCCCACAGTCCCAGCCTGCTTCCAGACATTGGTATGCGATAACATCGTACCTGCAGTATTTTCTGAACGTGGTGACACTGGGTATACTGTGTGCGATATTTATCACCTTGGTGCATGCCTTCAAGGCAGACGTGCAGGCCATATGGCACCAGCACAAGGTTACATTTGAGCAAGAGTCGCTGGACTGCAAGCGCAACTTCTATGAGAACAAGTGTGACAGAGACACACCGCTTCCGGCACTGATAGATCAGTGTCATACCTGGAGCAAATGCATGAGTCGGGACAACGACAAGCTGTTCACGGCCAGAATTTCGCTGGTGGCGCGCATACTCGGCAGCATACTGAACTCGTTCATCGAGCCCCTGGGCTGGAAAGCGCTGCTGGTGCTGTTCATCGGCTGCACGATATGGTGCTTCAGCACCAACTTCTTGCTCGGTTTCGCCAGAGCAAGAAGCTACTACGGACACAACCTGGAGGACAGGATCAAGAAGCTGGAACTCACCAGGTACTACAACCAGGACCACTCCGAGCCCTTGCAGCACTCGAAACTCATAACATACAACAAATAG
- the PUT2 gene encoding 1-pyrroline-5-carboxylate dehydrogenase (CAGL0D03982g~Ortholog(s) have 1-pyrroline-5-carboxylate dehydrogenase activity, role in glutamate biosynthetic process, hyphal growth, proline catabolic process to glutamate and cytosol, mitochondrial matrix localization) gives MLSARLYRGSVRGVAQFARASIPKHVTNEAVKPFSKDADSKDWDLLRASLMKFKSSSLEVPLVINGERVYADRGRAVFAQTNPANHEQVLANVAQATRDDIKSAIGAAKQAKEKWYNMPFYDRAAIFMKAADLISTKYRYDMLAATMLGQGKNVYQAEIDCITELSDFFRFNVKYADELYATQPIESVPGIWNRAEYRPLEGFVYAVSPFNFTAIAANLIGAPALMGNTVVWKPSQTAALSNYLLLTVLEEAGLPKGVINFVPGDPVEITDEVLASRDFSALHFTGSTAVFKQLYGKIQSGVAENKYRDYPRIVGETGGKNYHLVHPSANVPHAVFNTIRGAFEFQGQKCSATSRLYLPKSMSEEFFRDMFGTLSNNKVVPVNTSASAISGGNLHGFMGPVIHEQSFNKLSAAIEEAKKDPELEILYGGQYDKSQGWYIGPTIIRTTNPNHKFLTTEFFGPILTVYEYQDSQFKDICELINETGEYGLTGSIFSRDRDAIIYASEKLRFSAGNFYINDKCTGAVVAQQWFGGARMSGTNDKAGGPSILSRFVSIRSIKENMQEITDFRYPSNYE, from the coding sequence ATGTTGAGTGCTAGGCTATACCGTGGGAGTGTGAGGGGTGTTGCGCAGTTTGCGCGGGCTTCGATTCCGAAGCATGTGACGAATGAGGCTGTGAAGCCGTTTAGCAAGGATGCTGACAGCAAGGACTGGGATTTGTTGCGGGCGTCGCTTATGAAGTTCAAGAGCTCGTCGCTTGAAGTTCCGCTGGTTATCAACGGGGAGCGTGTGTATGCTGACCGGGGCCGTGCTGTCTTCGCGCAGACCAACCCTGCTAACCATGAGCAAGTGTTGGCGAACGTAGCGCAGGCCACTCGCGATGACATTAAGAGTGCAATTGGTGCTGCTAAGCAGGCCAAGGAGAAGTGGTACAACATGCCGTTCTATGACAGGGCTGCGATATTCATGAAGGCAGCCGATCTGATCTCTACGAAGTACAGGTACGATATGCTGGCCGCTACCATGCTGGGCCAAGGTAAGAACGTCTACCAAGCGGAGATCGACTGTATCACTGAGCTGTCAGACTTCTTCAGATTTAACGTCAAGTATGCGGACGAGTTGTACGCTACTCAGCCAATTGAGTCAGTGCCCGGTATTTGGAACAGGGCAGAGTACAGACCTTTGGAAGGCTTTGTGTATGCGGTGTCTCCATTCAACTTCACGGCTATTGCCGCAAACCTGATTGGTGCACCAGCTCTGATGGGTAACACTGTGGTATGGAAACCATCTCAAACCGCTGCGCTATCTAACTACCTGTTGCTGACTGTCTTGGAAGAAGCTGGTCTCCCCAAGGGTGTTATTAACTTTGTGCCAGGTGACCCAGTAGAAATTACAGATGAAGTGTTGGCAAGCAGGGATTTCTCCGCTTTGCACTTCACAGGCTCTACAGCAGTGTTCAAGCAACTGTACGGTAAGATCCAAAGCGGCGTTGCCGAAAACAAATACAGAGACTACCCACGTATCGTTGGTGAAACAGGTGGTAAGAACTACCACTTGGTTCACCCTTCTGCCAATGTTCCACACGCAGTCTTTAACACGATCAGAGGTGCCTTTGAGTTCCAAGGCCAAAAATGTTCTGCTACTTCTAGATTGTACTTGCCAAAGTCCATGAGCGAGGAATTCTTCAGAGACATGTTTGGCACGTTAAGCAACAATAAGGTTGTTCCAGTTAACACTTCTGCTAGTGCCATCAGCGGTGGTAACCTGCACGGATTCATGGGCCCGGTTATCCACGAGCAAAGTTTCAACAAGCTATCTGCTGCCATCGAGGAAGCCAAGAAAGACCCTGAACTAGAGATTCTGTACGGTGGACAATACGATAAGAGCCAAGGCTGGTACATTGGCCCAACGATTATCAGGACCACAAACCCAAACCATAAATTCTTGACCACGGAGTTCTTTGGTCCTATATTGACCGTTTACGAGTACCAGGACTCCCAATTCAAGGATATCTGCGAACTGATAAATGAAACCGGCGAGTATGGTTTGACCGGTTCCATCTTCTCCAGAGACCGTGACGCTATAATCTACGCCTCTGAGAAGCTAAGGTTCAGCGCCGGTAACTTCTACATCAATGACAAATGTACAGGTGCAGTTGTAGCACAGCAGTGGTTCGGAGGTGCACGCATGAGCGGTACAAACGACAAGGCCGGTGGGCCAAGCATCCTAAGCAGATTCGTGAGTATCAGAAGCATCAAGGAGAACATGCAAGAAATCACCGACTTCAGATACCCATCCAACTACGAGTAA
- a CDS encoding uncharacterized protein (CAGL0D04004g~Ortholog(s) have cytoplasm, nucleus localization), translated as MAPNSHMAPWVPMFTQSCKNAKQAFIPFQFATVAESVDGIPLPKCRTVVFRDFLFDERKTNVLTFNTDLRSNKVEESFPNGNGTCLFEACFYFHETWEQYRFTGECFLVSRKQQAIVSNETLLRYGIVDPTTFKRSESNSSVSSCSSSDEGSLPAMVDSLKLDDSKYDNHHDDGEEDIHNTDDGKVPLPTDEEWQQEIMRQWDTLSRATKSVYKKPAPGEPITEEMKKKIDKIERGVDGSKADYGLDNFAIVCLCIDKVDYLNLKGGKGGARWIFERVIDETGFETWEEQEVCP; from the coding sequence ATGGCACCGAACTCTCATATGGCACCATGGGTGCCCATGTTCACTCAGTCGTGTAAGAATGCGAAACAGGCGTTCATTCCATTCCAGTTTGCCACTGTTGCTGAGAGCGTGGACGGCATACCGCTTCCCAAATGTCGAACGGTGGTGTTCCGTGACTTCCTATTCGATGAAAGAAAGACCAATGTTCTGACGTTTAATACTGATCTGAGAAGTAATAAAGTTGAGGAGTCCTTCCCCAATGGCAACGGCACCTGTCTCTTTGAGGCgtgtttttatttccacGAGACATGGGAACAATATAGGTTTACTGGCGAATGCTTCCTGGTGTCAAGGAAACAGCAGGCAATTGTGTCAAATGAGACTTTGCTTCGATACGGTATAGTTGATCCTACAACTTTTAAGCGCAGTGAGTCCAATTCATCAGTATCGTCATGTTCTTCCTCTGATGAGGGCTCCTTACCTGCCATGGTAGACAGTTTGAAATTGGACGACAGCAAATATGACAACCACCACGATGATGGTGAGGAGGATATCCATAATACAGACGATGGGAAAGTCCCTCTTCCAACTGATGAGGAGTGGCAGCAGGAGATTATGAGGCAATGGGATACGCTGTCCAGAGCTACAAAGTCTGTTTATAAGAAGCCTGCACCTGGTGAGCCCATAACTGAAGagatgaaaaagaaaatagatAAGATAGAGCGTGGTGTCGATGGCTCTAAGGCTGACTATGGATTGGATAATTTCGCTATCGTTTGTCTATGTATTGACAAAGTCGATTacttgaatttgaaaggtGGCAAAGGCGGTGCCAGGTGGATCTTTGAGAGGGTCATCGACGAAACAGGTTTCGAAACATGGGAGGAGCAAGAAGTATGCCCATGA